From the genome of Bacteroidales bacterium, one region includes:
- a CDS encoding bifunctional (p)ppGpp synthetase/guanosine-3',5'-bis(diphosphate) 3'-pyrophosphohydrolase, which translates to MDFTLQEQKYVLSSFENLISSCPRCHDDEKIKLLRKAFEFAHKAHYPTRRKSGEPYILHPIYVAQICCTELNLGTTSMVAALLHDVVEDTEVTVEEIKNEFGEEISIMVDGLTKISGAISVTNSMQSENFKKILITMSQDIRVMLIKLADRLHNIRTLDSMPRHKQLRIASETFYIFAPIAHRIGLYTIKTELEDNAFRIKQPKECAEIERKLKNTDAQRTMFINKFSLPIAAHLTEKKYDFDISGRPKSLYGIYQKMIKKGIPFEEIYDLFAIRIIFTPKEDEGSEKEQCFKIYSIVTDIYTPRPDRLRDWVTTPKENGYESLHSTVMGPNGQWVEVQIRTRRMDEIAEFGHAAHFKYKGNQSNEGGLDNLYDIMREAIVTADPDTDEFMDNIKSILTTSKITIFTPKGDMHSFPQGATALDFAYAIHEDIGNRAISAKVNHRNMPLSYELKNGDQIEIITSQKQKPSFDWLNIVQTAKARYSLRKAINQEVDKKANVGQKKLNNLLTELNLTVTPRIIEKVKLHYDIEQDKEDRFVFAYLSEQELNLDILRKILRQSSPEKKILFWTIKSKENTTKEADKPTTNNIKYNYTLADCCRPIPGDPVMGFKMHQNIIEIHHVSCPEAVRLSSQQGNKIVEVDWFSREQKAFLSDLRISGVDRIGLVSDITTVLSKELDVNIRSINIYTHDGIFDGSFELYVRSIEDLNDIMSKLRKIQGVDNVLRPM; encoded by the coding sequence ATGGATTTTACTCTTCAAGAACAAAAATATGTACTGTCAAGTTTTGAAAATTTAATTTCATCGTGTCCACGTTGCCATGACGATGAAAAAATAAAGTTGCTACGAAAAGCCTTCGAGTTTGCACATAAAGCACATTACCCTACAAGGCGTAAATCGGGAGAACCATACATTCTGCATCCTATTTATGTTGCACAAATCTGTTGTACGGAATTAAACTTGGGAACAACGTCAATGGTTGCTGCACTTTTGCACGATGTGGTTGAAGACACGGAAGTTACAGTTGAAGAGATAAAAAATGAGTTTGGCGAGGAAATATCCATAATGGTTGATGGTTTAACGAAAATAAGCGGTGCGATTAGTGTAACAAACTCAATGCAGTCAGAAAATTTTAAGAAAATATTGATAACGATGTCGCAAGACATTAGAGTTATGCTGATAAAATTGGCAGACAGATTACACAACATACGTACTTTAGACTCGATGCCACGCCACAAACAGCTAAGAATAGCATCAGAAACTTTTTATATTTTTGCCCCTATCGCTCATCGTATAGGCTTGTACACCATAAAAACCGAGTTAGAAGATAATGCTTTTAGAATTAAACAACCGAAAGAGTGCGCCGAAATAGAACGAAAGCTTAAAAACACTGATGCCCAAAGAACAATGTTTATTAACAAGTTCTCGCTTCCTATTGCAGCTCATCTTACTGAAAAAAAGTACGATTTTGATATTTCCGGTCGCCCTAAAAGTTTATATGGAATATATCAAAAAATGATAAAAAAAGGAATACCATTTGAAGAGATATATGATTTATTTGCAATCAGAATAATTTTCACGCCAAAAGAAGATGAGGGTAGTGAAAAAGAACAATGCTTCAAAATTTATTCTATAGTTACCGATATTTATACTCCTCGGCCAGACAGATTAAGAGATTGGGTAACTACACCAAAAGAAAACGGGTACGAATCTTTGCATTCAACCGTAATGGGACCGAATGGACAATGGGTAGAAGTCCAAATAAGGACAAGAAGAATGGACGAAATTGCCGAATTTGGCCATGCAGCTCATTTTAAATATAAAGGCAATCAAAGTAATGAAGGGGGGCTTGACAACTTGTACGACATAATGCGCGAAGCAATTGTAACAGCAGACCCCGATACTGATGAATTTATGGATAACATAAAATCAATTTTAACAACATCAAAAATAACTATTTTTACTCCTAAAGGGGATATGCATTCATTTCCTCAAGGAGCAACTGCCTTGGATTTTGCATATGCTATTCATGAAGACATTGGGAATAGAGCAATTTCTGCCAAAGTAAACCACAGAAACATGCCACTAAGCTATGAACTAAAAAATGGTGATCAAATTGAGATTATTACATCACAAAAGCAAAAACCAAGTTTTGATTGGCTTAATATTGTGCAAACTGCTAAGGCTCGATATAGTTTACGCAAAGCAATAAATCAGGAAGTAGATAAAAAAGCAAATGTTGGACAAAAAAAATTAAACAATTTACTAACCGAGCTGAATTTAACTGTAACACCAAGAATCATTGAAAAAGTAAAATTACATTACGATATTGAACAAGACAAGGAAGACAGATTTGTTTTTGCCTATTTATCCGAACAAGAACTAAATTTAGATATCCTGAGAAAAATACTTAGACAAAGCTCACCTGAGAAAAAAATATTGTTCTGGACTATTAAAAGCAAAGAAAACACCACAAAAGAAGCTGATAAACCAACAACTAATAATATAAAGTACAATTACACATTGGCTGACTGTTGTAGACCTATTCCCGGAGATCCTGTAATGGGATTTAAAATGCATCAAAACATTATTGAGATACATCATGTTAGTTGTCCAGAAGCCGTAAGACTATCTTCACAACAAGGAAATAAAATAGTTGAAGTAGATTGGTTTAGTCGGGAACAGAAAGCATTTTTGTCGGATTTAAGAATATCTGGAGTAGACAGAATTGGATTAGTTAGTGACATCACTACAGTTTTAAGTAAAGAGTTAGATGTAAATATACGTTCTATAAATATTTACACTCACGACGGTATTTTTGATGGTTCTTTTGAACTATATGTGAGAAGCATAGAGGATTTGAATGATATTATGTCAAAATTAAGAAAGATACAAGGTGTCGATAATGTACTGAGACCTATGTAA
- a CDS encoding glycosyltransferase, translating to MKSRIAIAILNWNGVHYLEKFLPSIIEHSTHHDISIWIIDNGSTDNSVSFVKNNFQQVNLVCLDKNYGFTGGYNKGLQKIDAEYYIILNSDIEVTPNWIFPIINEFEKNEKIAAAAPKLLSYTDRDTFEYAGAAGGFIDYLGYPFCRGRIISKLEKDYGQYDTSIPVFWASGACMFVRAEVFHNLGGFDDNFFAHMEEIDLCWRMKNAGYQVYNCHNSAVYHVGGGTLPNDSPKKIFLNYRNNLLLLYKNLKKRNLVKVLFIRFFLDLASALIFFIQGKFKFSLAMFKAYRSFFSMRKQYSINRVGLKTFPEIWTKSIVINFFILGKKKFSDYIK from the coding sequence ATGAAGTCAAGAATCGCAATTGCAATACTTAATTGGAACGGCGTTCATTATCTCGAAAAATTTTTGCCATCCATTATTGAACATTCAACACATCACGATATTTCAATATGGATTATTGACAATGGCTCTACAGATAATTCGGTATCGTTTGTGAAAAATAATTTTCAACAGGTAAATTTAGTCTGCTTAGACAAAAACTATGGATTTACCGGTGGATACAATAAGGGATTGCAAAAGATTGATGCAGAATATTATATAATATTAAATTCAGATATTGAGGTTACTCCAAATTGGATATTTCCGATAATTAATGAATTTGAGAAAAATGAAAAAATAGCTGCAGCAGCCCCAAAACTTCTGTCATATACTGATAGAGATACTTTTGAATATGCTGGCGCAGCAGGAGGCTTTATCGATTATTTAGGATATCCGTTTTGTAGAGGTCGTATAATTTCAAAACTTGAAAAGGATTACGGACAATATGATACTTCAATTCCCGTTTTTTGGGCAAGTGGAGCGTGTATGTTTGTCAGAGCTGAGGTTTTTCATAATCTTGGAGGATTCGATGACAATTTTTTTGCTCACATGGAAGAGATTGACCTATGTTGGAGAATGAAAAACGCCGGTTATCAGGTCTATAATTGTCACAATTCGGCAGTTTACCATGTTGGAGGAGGAACCCTCCCAAATGATAGCCCTAAGAAAATATTTTTAAACTATAGGAATAATCTTTTACTTTTATACAAGAATCTTAAAAAAAGAAATTTGGTAAAGGTTTTGTTCATACGCTTTTTCTTGGATTTAGCCTCAGCGTTGATATTTTTTATACAGGGTAAATTTAAGTTTTCGTTGGCAATGTTTAAAGCCTATCGGAGTTTTTTTTCAATGCGTAAGCAGTACAGTATCAATAGGGTAGGCTTGAAAACCTTTCCTGAAATATGGACAAAAAGCATTGTAATTAACTTTTTTATTTTAGGCAAAAAGAAATTTAGCGATTATATTAAATAA
- a CDS encoding bifunctional 3,4-dihydroxy-2-butanone-4-phosphate synthase/GTP cyclohydrolase II, with protein MTNTRLLNTIEEAVEDIKAGKIVIVVDDEDRENEGDFICAAEKITPEMVNFMVKEGRGLLCAPLTEERCAELELNMQVTDNTSIHATPFTVSIDKLEGCTTGISTHDRAETIRALCDPNSKPETFGRPGHIFPLRAKSRGVIRRAGHTEAAVDLARLAGLYPAGALIEIMNEDGTMARLPQLLEIAKKFDLKIISIEELIAYRLKTESLVIKGVEVDMPTKYGHFHLIPFLQKSNGLEHIALIKGKWDEDEEILVRVHSSCMTGDIFGSLRCDCGDQIHKAMELIEKEGRGVIVYLMQEGRGIGLMNKMKAYKLQEEGLDTVEANIELGFAADERDYGIGAQILRQLNVRKMRLLTNNPVKRIGLEGYNLQIVGNVRIEGEVTCYNKRYLETKAKKLKHNINLFKYEE; from the coding sequence ATGACAAACACTAGACTACTAAACACGATAGAAGAAGCAGTTGAAGATATCAAGGCAGGTAAAATTGTAATAGTCGTAGATGACGAAGATCGCGAAAACGAGGGCGATTTTATTTGTGCTGCAGAAAAGATAACCCCTGAGATGGTTAATTTTATGGTCAAAGAAGGGCGCGGACTTCTGTGTGCTCCTTTGACAGAAGAACGTTGTGCAGAGTTGGAGTTGAATATGCAGGTTACTGACAATACTTCCATTCATGCAACTCCGTTTACGGTCAGTATAGACAAGCTTGAGGGTTGTACAACTGGCATTTCAACGCATGACCGTGCTGAAACTATTAGAGCATTGTGTGACCCAAATTCCAAGCCGGAGACATTTGGTCGCCCGGGGCATATTTTCCCTTTACGCGCCAAATCACGTGGAGTGATACGTAGGGCAGGACATACGGAAGCAGCTGTTGACTTAGCCAGATTAGCAGGACTATATCCTGCCGGTGCTTTGATTGAAATAATGAACGAAGATGGCACAATGGCACGACTACCACAGCTATTGGAAATTGCCAAAAAATTCGACCTGAAAATAATTAGCATTGAAGAACTTATTGCATATAGATTAAAAACAGAAAGCCTTGTTATTAAAGGAGTTGAAGTTGATATGCCAACAAAATACGGGCATTTTCATCTGATTCCGTTTCTGCAAAAAAGTAACGGACTTGAACACATTGCCCTTATAAAAGGGAAATGGGATGAAGATGAAGAGATTTTAGTTAGGGTGCACTCAAGCTGTATGACAGGCGATATTTTCGGTAGCCTTCGATGTGATTGCGGAGACCAGATACATAAAGCAATGGAACTGATTGAAAAAGAGGGACGTGGAGTAATAGTATATCTTATGCAAGAGGGACGCGGTATTGGACTGATGAATAAAATGAAAGCGTATAAATTGCAGGAAGAGGGTTTAGATACTGTGGAAGCTAATATAGAATTGGGCTTTGCCGCTGATGAGCGCGATTATGGTATAGGTGCACAAATTCTCAGACAACTAAACGTTCGCAAAATGCGCCTTTTAACAAACAATCCTGTAAAACGCATTGGCTTAGAGGGTTACAACCTTCAAATCGTTGGAAATGTGAGAATTGAAGGAGAGGTAACGTGTTACAATAAAAGGTACTTGGAGACTAAGGCTAAAAAACTAAAGCATAACATAAATCTCTTTAAGTACGAGGAATAG
- a CDS encoding alpha-amylase: MNIYQVFTRLFRVDEGMNVPFGTIKENGCSKFNHFSVEALNEFVKLGITHVWFTGVIRHASCTKYVEYALLPDNPRIVKGVAGSPYAIKDYFDVDPDLSENIPNRMDEFEQLVKRCHDVGLKVIIDFVPNHVSRNYFSQKLPLGISNIGSDDIANKQFNPNNNYYYVGKRLTLPDKINFPYTIDSEDYIEEPAKATGNNVFNSKPNINDWYETVKLNYGVNYKNNSSHFSPIPDTWHKMLDILLFWAKKGIDAFRVDMAEMVPVEFWNWAIANVKQHYPDLLFIGEVYNPQQYRNFIYHGGFDLLYDKEQFYNFMREIITNKGSAKLLTDCWWKQEGLDKHLVRFLENHDEQRIASKQFCNNPFYVQSAMVVAATMHRGPLMIYFGQEIGEKAADSEGFSGSDGRTTIFDYWRIEEYQKWVNYGKFSVNKLSDEQQKLRKFYSDLLNLRQKYRQILDSSFFDLMYVNQNNLDIDKIFAYLRYFEHNILLVVANFDCNKKHSFTLNFPEHAFEMIGLDRGKSLNIKGVFCNNDTILTSVNELIISGLQIDIDKHTAYIFQISVE; encoded by the coding sequence ATGAATATATATCAGGTTTTTACTCGACTCTTTCGTGTTGATGAAGGCATGAATGTTCCTTTTGGCACGATTAAAGAAAATGGATGCTCAAAATTTAATCACTTTTCGGTTGAAGCGTTAAATGAGTTCGTTAAGCTTGGAATAACGCACGTATGGTTTACCGGTGTTATAAGGCACGCTTCGTGTACAAAATATGTTGAATATGCTCTACTACCTGATAATCCCCGCATAGTAAAAGGTGTTGCAGGCTCGCCATATGCAATTAAAGATTATTTTGATGTTGACCCTGATTTATCAGAAAACATACCAAACCGTATGGATGAGTTTGAACAACTTGTCAAAAGATGCCATGACGTTGGTTTAAAGGTTATTATTGATTTTGTTCCCAATCACGTAAGCAGGAATTATTTTTCACAAAAACTACCCTTAGGCATTTCAAATATTGGTAGTGATGATATTGCTAATAAGCAATTTAACCCAAATAATAACTATTATTATGTAGGTAAACGATTGACTTTACCAGACAAAATTAATTTTCCATATACAATTGATTCTGAAGATTATATTGAAGAACCTGCAAAAGCTACGGGTAACAATGTCTTCAATTCAAAACCAAATATAAATGATTGGTATGAGACGGTAAAATTGAATTATGGCGTAAATTATAAAAATAATAGTAGTCATTTCAGTCCTATTCCCGACACATGGCATAAAATGTTGGATATACTGCTTTTTTGGGCAAAAAAGGGTATAGACGCTTTTCGTGTTGATATGGCAGAAATGGTTCCAGTCGAGTTTTGGAATTGGGCAATTGCAAATGTCAAACAACACTACCCCGATCTGTTATTTATTGGAGAGGTATATAATCCACAACAATACAGGAATTTTATTTACCATGGAGGGTTTGATCTTTTATACGACAAGGAGCAGTTTTATAATTTTATGCGTGAAATAATTACGAATAAAGGCTCGGCAAAACTTTTAACCGACTGTTGGTGGAAACAAGAAGGATTGGACAAACACTTGGTGCGCTTTCTTGAAAATCATGATGAGCAAAGAATAGCCTCAAAGCAATTCTGTAATAATCCTTTCTATGTCCAATCCGCTATGGTTGTTGCTGCAACAATGCACCGAGGTCCTTTGATGATTTATTTTGGACAGGAAATAGGTGAAAAAGCTGCTGATAGTGAAGGTTTTAGCGGTTCAGATGGAAGAACCACAATTTTTGATTATTGGCGTATAGAAGAGTATCAAAAGTGGGTCAACTACGGTAAATTCAGTGTTAATAAATTATCAGATGAGCAACAAAAATTAAGAAAATTTTACTCTGATTTGCTGAACTTAAGACAAAAATATAGACAAATACTAGATTCCTCCTTTTTCGACCTAATGTATGTCAATCAAAACAACTTAGATATTGATAAGATTTTTGCTTATTTACGATATTTTGAACACAATATCTTATTAGTTGTTGCTAATTTTGACTGCAACAAAAAACACTCATTTACGCTCAACTTTCCTGAACATGCGTTTGAAATGATTGGTCTAGACAGAGGTAAGTCATTAAATATTAAAGGAGTCTTTTGCAATAACGATACAATCTTAACCTCTGTCAACGAATTGATAATAAGTGGCTTACAAATAGATATTGATAAGCATACTGCCTATATTTTTCAAATATCAGTAGAGTAG
- a CDS encoding YjgP/YjgQ family permease — MKKLHILVLKNFIGPLIASFLISLFVLLMQFLWRYVEDFVGKGLSMGVILEILMYASSSLVPMALPLAVLLASIMVFGNLAEHNELMAIKSAGVSLIRIMQPIMVLTILISIFAFYFANYTVPRSNLKMRSLLYDISNKPPEIIIPTGTFYNELPGYSIKVERRDRETKMLYDLLIYDHSAGRGNTSVTIAEKGMMYYVNEHQYIILHLFNGAMYEDEQVKNQSQRESFPYRRHTFEEQKIVFDITGFGFKRSDENLFKSHYKTLGTKDLSLTIDTMQMKISEQISYLKDNLITTNFFRRLSNPHNDSIKVAFPETKLSTDSLLNSFGLSMQKTTISSALTFARNTQSYIQSENGALKSRQIWKIKHEAEWHNKFTLSLACIVLFFIGAPLGAIIRKGGIGMPVVVSVILFISYYILGMLGKKSAEQSQIAVWLGMWLSTIVFVPLGIFLTSRALKDRVIINIDPYIKLFATPYHFVVKRIRLYKIKNVDKKKK, encoded by the coding sequence TTGAAAAAACTCCACATATTAGTTTTAAAAAATTTTATTGGACCATTAATAGCATCTTTCCTGATATCGCTATTTGTGCTACTTATGCAATTTCTATGGCGTTATGTAGAAGATTTTGTTGGTAAGGGGCTTTCTATGGGCGTAATTCTTGAAATTTTGATGTATGCCAGTTCATCATTAGTTCCCATGGCTTTACCCCTTGCTGTTTTATTAGCTTCAATAATGGTTTTTGGTAATTTAGCAGAGCACAATGAACTAATGGCAATAAAATCAGCTGGTGTATCGCTAATTAGAATTATGCAACCAATTATGGTTTTAACTATTCTTATATCAATATTTGCATTTTATTTTGCTAATTATACTGTTCCACGTAGTAATTTAAAAATGAGGTCATTGCTGTACGATATATCCAATAAGCCTCCAGAAATTATTATACCTACCGGTACCTTTTATAATGAATTGCCCGGATACTCGATAAAAGTTGAAAGACGCGATAGGGAAACAAAAATGTTATACGATCTTTTAATATATGACCATTCAGCAGGTCGTGGAAACACAAGCGTTACCATTGCAGAAAAGGGTATGATGTATTATGTAAATGAACATCAATACATTATACTTCACCTGTTTAATGGAGCGATGTATGAAGATGAGCAGGTAAAAAACCAATCACAAAGGGAAAGTTTCCCGTACAGACGACATACATTCGAAGAACAAAAGATTGTTTTTGATATTACAGGTTTTGGGTTTAAGAGATCCGACGAAAATCTTTTTAAGAGTCATTATAAAACTCTAGGAACAAAAGATCTTTCGCTTACAATTGATACTATGCAAATGAAAATATCCGAACAAATATCTTATCTCAAAGATAACTTAATAACAACTAATTTTTTCAGACGTTTAAGTAATCCTCATAATGATAGCATTAAAGTGGCTTTTCCGGAAACAAAACTCTCCACGGACAGTCTATTGAACTCTTTTGGTCTCTCAATGCAAAAGACAACAATTAGTTCTGCTCTAACATTTGCCAGAAACACTCAATCGTACATACAAAGTGAAAACGGAGCATTAAAAAGCCGACAAATTTGGAAAATTAAGCATGAAGCTGAATGGCATAATAAATTTACTCTATCATTGGCATGCATTGTGTTGTTTTTTATTGGAGCACCTTTAGGGGCAATTATCAGAAAAGGAGGAATAGGCATGCCTGTTGTTGTAAGTGTAATTTTATTTATCTCCTACTACATATTAGGAATGCTTGGAAAAAAATCGGCTGAACAAAGCCAAATCGCTGTATGGTTGGGTATGTGGTTATCAACAATTGTTTTTGTTCCTTTAGGTATTTTTCTAACTTCACGTGCATTAAAAGATCGTGTAATTATTAATATTGATCCTTACATAAAACTTTTTGCTACTCCGTATCATTTTGTAGTAAAGAGAATTAGGTTATACAAAATAAAAAACGTTGACAAAAAAAAGAAATAA
- a CDS encoding glycosyltransferase: MNILFLTNKMPYPPTDGGTISTLNMIKVYSKEGNNVTVLAMNTHKHNFKVEDMPEELTKNIKWHTCYVDTRIKPPEMFLNLLFSNMPYNAKRFISNTYRNKLKQILSQEKFDIVQLEGLYLYPYISTIRKSSDALIAFHAHNVEQEIWKRTVRNQNPGLKRMYNRVLSARMQRLENRSLHKFDILVPVTERDSHILDFLGNKNATYVAPTGVILSNFDIPENLPSPKHNTLFFIGALDWFPNQEGIIWFLDKVWHLVLKEYPDIELHIAGRNAPEKFEHKLNRKNVVFHGQVEDAKEFCLKYNIMISPLLTGSGMRVKLIETMALRKPIVSTYVSAEGIKVVNKIHMTLAHDEHEFANGIIELLREPEKCKMYAENARLHVEKHFDSVKIMQGLLKFYKQMLEKRKNNEH, from the coding sequence ATGAATATTCTATTTTTAACAAATAAAATGCCTTATCCTCCTACAGATGGGGGTACAATTTCGACATTGAATATGATTAAGGTGTATAGCAAGGAGGGAAATAATGTTACTGTGTTGGCAATGAATACACACAAACATAATTTCAAAGTTGAAGATATGCCGGAAGAACTTACCAAAAATATCAAATGGCACACCTGTTATGTTGATACCAGAATCAAGCCACCTGAAATGTTTTTAAATCTACTATTTTCAAATATGCCATATAATGCCAAACGCTTTATATCAAACACATATCGCAATAAATTGAAACAGATACTTAGCCAAGAGAAGTTCGATATTGTTCAGTTAGAGGGCTTGTATTTATATCCTTATATTTCAACCATTAGAAAAAGTTCTGATGCATTGATCGCTTTCCATGCTCACAATGTAGAACAAGAGATATGGAAACGTACTGTTCGAAATCAAAATCCGGGATTAAAACGTATGTACAATCGTGTATTGTCGGCTAGAATGCAACGTTTAGAAAATAGATCTTTACATAAGTTTGACATATTAGTTCCCGTTACTGAACGAGACAGTCATATTCTTGATTTTTTGGGAAATAAAAATGCTACATACGTAGCTCCGACAGGTGTTATATTGTCGAATTTTGATATTCCCGAAAATTTACCCTCTCCAAAGCATAATACTCTATTTTTTATTGGTGCATTAGACTGGTTTCCAAATCAAGAGGGGATAATATGGTTTTTGGACAAAGTCTGGCACTTGGTATTAAAAGAATATCCTGATATAGAACTACATATTGCCGGAAGAAATGCTCCGGAAAAATTTGAGCACAAATTAAACAGAAAAAATGTTGTTTTTCACGGACAGGTCGAAGATGCAAAAGAGTTTTGTCTTAAATACAACATAATGATCTCTCCTTTGTTAACAGGTTCCGGCATGAGAGTTAAACTAATTGAAACAATGGCTTTGAGAAAACCAATAGTTTCAACATATGTCAGCGCAGAAGGGATTAAAGTTGTGAACAAAATCCATATGACATTAGCACATGATGAACATGAGTTTGCCAACGGAATAATTGAACTTTTAAGGGAACCCGAAAAATGTAAAATGTATGCAGAAAATGCCAGATTACATGTTGAAAAACATTTCGACAGCGTTAAAATAATGCAAGGGTTATTGAAGTTTTATAAACAGATGTTAGAAAAGAGAAAAAATAATGAGCATTAA
- a CDS encoding glycosyltransferase family 2 protein, giving the protein MSIKIFIVLILIAAYPYVIYTVIGYVLVCIKRLFSPNFNYDNSTEYKTITLLIAAYNEELFINEKIKNTKELDYPKDKFKVIFVTDGSDDKTPEIVSAHKEFIHMHLNERRGKIHAMHRGVLQSDSEIVVFCDANTYLNSDSLKHISNAFANPKVGCVSGEKRVISDEKDSAAPAGEGFYWKFESFLKKIDSELYTAVGAAGELFAIRRELYEEIPNDTILDDFLITLSIVKKGYKIKYEPRAIASEYGSVSVKEEMKRKYRISAGCFQVLFRNPWLINIFKYPVVAFQFISHKLMRWLTTPLIIAILIPYNIALAVIYPNNTLIITLLILQGLFYLFSIIGYFVQHLNLKNKFIFIPYYFTMANIAQFVGLWRFIKGNTNVKWERAERIKKE; this is encoded by the coding sequence ATGAGCATTAAGATATTCATTGTTTTAATACTGATTGCAGCCTATCCCTATGTCATATATACTGTCATAGGTTACGTTTTAGTCTGCATAAAGAGATTGTTTTCGCCTAATTTCAACTACGATAATTCGACAGAATACAAAACAATTACGCTACTAATTGCAGCCTATAACGAAGAACTTTTTATAAACGAAAAAATTAAAAACACAAAAGAACTCGATTATCCGAAAGATAAATTCAAAGTAATTTTTGTCACCGATGGCTCAGACGATAAAACTCCCGAAATCGTCTCTGCACACAAGGAATTCATTCATATGCATTTGAATGAAAGAAGGGGGAAAATACATGCAATGCATAGAGGTGTATTACAATCAGATAGCGAAATTGTGGTTTTTTGCGATGCTAATACATACTTAAACAGCGATTCCCTGAAACATATATCTAATGCCTTTGCAAATCCAAAAGTAGGTTGTGTTTCAGGCGAAAAGAGGGTTATATCTGATGAAAAAGATAGCGCAGCGCCAGCCGGTGAAGGATTTTATTGGAAATTTGAAAGTTTTTTAAAAAAAATTGATAGTGAATTATATACAGCTGTAGGAGCTGCTGGTGAACTGTTTGCAATTAGACGTGAATTATACGAAGAGATACCTAATGATACCATTTTAGATGATTTCTTAATAACACTCTCAATAGTTAAAAAGGGATACAAAATAAAGTATGAGCCTCGTGCAATAGCTTCAGAATATGGTTCGGTAAGTGTTAAAGAAGAGATGAAAAGAAAATATAGGATATCAGCAGGCTGTTTTCAGGTTCTTTTCAGAAATCCATGGCTGATAAATATTTTTAAATATCCAGTTGTGGCTTTTCAATTTATTTCTCACAAGCTAATGCGTTGGTTGACAACTCCATTGATAATAGCAATATTAATTCCTTACAATATTGCATTAGCTGTGATATATCCAAACAATACACTTATTATCACTCTATTAATTCTCCAGGGGTTGTTTTATCTTTTTAGCATTATTGGATATTTTGTACAGCATTTGAATCTAAAAAACAAATTTATATTCATCCCATATTATTTTACAATGGCAAATATTGCACAGTTTGTGGGGTTATGGCGTTTTATTAAAGGTAATACAAACGTAAAATGGGAAAGAGCAGAACGTATTAAAAAAGAATAA